In Aedes albopictus strain Foshan chromosome 3, AalbF5, whole genome shotgun sequence, the following are encoded in one genomic region:
- the LOC109433075 gene encoding uncharacterized protein LOC109433075 isoform X1, with translation MIHHEKEILTVIWMRSSRHAVNCFFFYCRHETEFLTKEKVWSSGRAVDYFNETEFLINIRARSSGRAVNCFYCRHETEFLTKVRVRSSGRAVNCFYCRHETEFLTKVRVRSSGRAVDCFYCRHETEFLTKRRVRSSGRAVNCFYCRHETEFLTKVRVRSSGRAVDCFYSRHKTEFLTKVRVRLSGRAVNCFYCRHETVFLTKVRVRSSGRAVDCFYCRHETEFLTKRRVRSSGRAVNCFYCRHETEFLTKVRVRSSGRAVDCFYCRHKTEFLTKRRVRSSGHAVDCFYCRHETEFLTKVTVRSPGRAVNCFYCRHETEFLTKVRVRSSGRAVDCFYCRHKTEFLTKRRVRSSGHAVNCFYCRHETEFLTKVRLRSSGRAVNCFYCRHETEFLTKVRVRSSGRAVDCFYCRHETEFLTKRRVRSSERAVNCFYCRHETEFLTKVRVRSSGRAVDCFYSRHKTEFLTKVRVRSSGRAVNCFYCRHETVFLTKVRVRSSGRAVDCFYCRHETEFLTKRRVRSSGRAVNCFYCRHETEFLTKVRVRSSGRAVDCFYCRHKTEFLTKRRVRSSGHAVDCFYCRHETEFLTKVTVRSPGRAVNCFYCRHETEFLTKVRVRSSGRAVDCFYCRHKTEFLTKRRVRSSGHAVDCFYCRHETEFLTKVTVRSPGRAVNCFYCRHETEFLTKVRVRSSGRAVDCFYCRHKTEFLTKRRVRSSGHAVNCFYCRHETEFLTKVRLRSSGRAVDCFYCRHETEFLTRVRVRSSGRAVDCFYCRHKTEFLTKRRMRSSGHAVDCFNCRHETEFLTKVRVRSSGRAVNCFYKSLF, from the coding sequence ATGATTCACCATGAgaaagaaattcttactgtaatatggatgcggtcatccagacatgctgtgaactgtttttttttttactgtcgccatgagacagaattcctTACAAAAGAAAAGGTGTGGTCAtctggacgcgctgtggactattttaatgagacagagtttcttataaACATAAGggcgcggtcatccggacgcgctgtgaactgtttttactgtcgccatgagacagagtttcttacaaaagtaagagtgcggtcatccggacgcgctgtgaactgtttttactgtcgccatgagacagagtttcttacaaaagtaagagtgcggtcatccgggcgcgctgtggactgtttttactgtcgccatgagacagagtttcttacaaaaagaagggtgcggtcatccggacgcgctgtgaactgtttttactgtcgccatgagacagagtttcttacaaaagtaagagtgcggtcatccggacgcgctgtggactgtttttacagTCGCCataagacagagtttcttacaaaagtaagggtgcgattatccggacgcgctgtgaactgtttttactgtcgccatgagacagtatttcttacaaaagtaagagtgcggtcatccggacgcgctgtggactgtttttactgtcgccatgagacagagtttcttacaaaaagaagggtgcggtcatccggacgcgctgtgaactgtttttactgtcgccatgagacagagtttcttacaaaagtaagagtgcggtcatccggacgcgctgtggactgtttttactgtcgccataagacagaatttcttacaaaaagaagggtgcggtcatccggacacgctgtggactgtttttactgtcgccatgagacagagtttcttacaaaagtaacggTGCGGTCacccggacgcgctgtgaactgtttttactgtcgccatgagacagagtttcttacaaaagtaagagtgcggtcatccggacgcgctgtggactgtttttactgtcgccataagacagaatttcttacaaaaagaagggtgcggtcatccggacacgctgtgaactgtttttactgtcgccatgagacagagtttcttacgaaagtaagattgcggtcatccggacgcgctgtgaactgtttttactgtcgccatgagacagagtttcttacaaaagtaagagtgcggtcatccgggcgcgctgtggactgtttttactgtcgccatgagacagagtttcttacaaaaagaagggtgcggtcatccgaacgcgctgtgaactgtttttactgtcgccatgagacagagtttcttacaaaagtaagagtgcggtcatccggacgcgctgtggactgtttttacagTCGCCataagacagagtttcttacaaaagtaagggtgcgatcatccggacgcgctgtgaactgtttttactgtcgccatgagacagtatttcttacaaaagtaagagtgcggtcatccggacgcgctgtggactgtttttactgtcgccatgagacagagtttcttacaaaaagaagggtgcggtcatccggacgcgctgtgaactgtttttactgtcgccatgagacagagtttcttacaaaagtaagagtgcggtcatccggacgcgctgtggactgtttttactgtcgccataagacagaatttcttacaaaaagaagggtgcggtcatccggacacgctgtggactgtttttattgtcgccatgagacagagtttcttacaaaagtaacggTGCGGTCacccggacgcgctgtgaactgtttttactgtcgccatgagacagagtttcttacaaaagtaagagtgcggtcatccggacgcgctgtggactgtttttactgtcgccataagacagaatttcttacaaaaagaagggtgcggtcatccggacacgctgtggactgtttttactgtcgccatgagacagagtttcttacaaaagtaacggTGCGGTCacccggacgcgctgtgaactgtttttactgtcgccatgagacagagtttcttacaaaagtaagagtgcggtcatccggacgcgctgtggactgtttttactgtcgccataagacagaatttcttacaaaaagaagggtgcggtcatccggacacgctgtgaactgtttttactgtcgccatgagacagagtttcttacgaaagtaagattgcggtcatccggacgcgctgtggactgtttttactgtcgccatgagacagagtttcttacaagagtaagagtgcggtcatccggacgcgctgtggactgtttttactgtcgccataagacagaatttcttacaaaaagaaggatgcggtcatccggacacgctgtggactgttttaactgtcgccatgagacagagtttcttacaaaagtaagggtgcggtcatccggacgcgctgtgaactgtttttacaAAAGCTTATTTTAA